The Paraburkholderia sp. PREW-6R genomic interval TCGGGTCGGCGTCGCGCGGCAACTGGTGGTGCGCGCGCTCGCCGAAGTCGCAGGCGTCGATCACAAACGGATTGCGCAACGCATGGTCGGCTGGACCGACTCGCGGCAAACACCGAGTGCGGCGCGCTATCTGCGGCTGATCGCGCCGGACACGCCGGGTGAAGACGCGGCTCAGGGTCAGCCTCACGATAGCGATCTGGGCCTGCCGTATCCGTTCTTTCTTGCGCACCCGTTGCAGGCCGATCCGGCGACGCTCGGCGATCCGTCGCAATGGCAGATTGAATGGAAGTGGGACGGCATACGCGCGCAACTCGTCAAACGGGATGGGCGCGTGTGGTTGTGGTCGCGCGGCGAGGATCTGATTACGGACCGCTTTCCGGAGGTGGCGGCGTTAGGCGCCGCGCTGCCCGATGGGTGCGTGATCGACGGCGAGATTCTGGCGTGGCAACCGGATGCGTCAGCACCGCTTCCGTTTGCCCGTTTGCAGCCGCGCATTGCGCGTAAAACGCTCACTAAAAAAGTGCTGGCCGATTCGCCAGCCGCGCTGCTGGCCTACGACCTGCTCGAGGCCGACGGCAAGGATCTGCGTCTGCTGCCGCTCGCGCAGCGGCGCGAGCAACTCGAAGCTTTGTCGGCGTCGCTCGGCGATACCCTCGCGCGCGATCTGCTGCGCGTGTCGCCGCTCGTTTGCGCACCGGACTGGCAAGCGCTCGCCCGACTGCGCGACGAGAGCCGCGCGCGCGGCGTGGAAGGGCTGATGGTGAAAGAACGCGAGTCGATGTATGGCGTGGGACGCACGAAAGCATCCGGCACCTGGTGGAAATGGAAGATCGATCCCTACGCAATAGATGCCGTGCTCGTATACGCGCAACGGGGTCACGGTCGCCGCGCCAGTCTGTACAGCGACTTCACGTTTGCCGTGTGGGACGAAGCGAACGGCGTACGCACGCTCGTGCCGTTCGCGAAGGCTTACTCGGGTCTCACCGATGAGGAAATGCGCAAGGTGGATGCGATCGTGCGTAAAACGACGGTGGAAAAATTTGGCCCGGTTCGCAGCGTGACGCCTACGCTGGTATTTGAAATAGGCTTTGAAGGGATTCAGGCGAGTCCGCGTCACAAGTCGGGTGTCGCCGTGCGTTTCCCGCGCATGCTGCGCTGGCGCACCGACAAGCACATCGACGACGCCGACACACTCGCCATGCTCAAAGGCTTTATCGACGATCGTGCGGGATAACCCGAACAGCGGAACTCCATAATACCGTGCCGCTATTTCGACACGTATTCTCTTTATTCTGACGCTTCACACAACAGGCACGCGTTGAGCGGGTGCTGTTGCGAATCCTGATCATGACGCTACGTCCCCATAAGCGCGTATCGCCTGCGGAAGTATTTTGTTCATGCAAGGCTGCGGGTGTCGGTTCGTCTAATTATGGTCACCCCGCCGCGGTGGCCGCCGCGTACCACCTGGAGAAGAGTACCTGGTCAGAAGCATGGATTGAACGCACCACGGGAGCGCATCTTGCAACGCGGCCCCGGGTGTGCAGACAGACCGCGGAACGAAACGGCATCGGCAAAAGGAGAACATGGTGACACCGAACGATAGAGTGGATGACAACGACGACGTCGTGGTCTGGAGACCCATTCCGCATGCAATGGCCTCACACCGCCGCGTGCTGGTCGTCGACGACTATGCCGAAGCTGCCGAAGCGTTGCAGATGCTGTTGAGCGCCGACGGCTTCGAATGCCGCGCACTCGAAGATCCGCTCGAAGTGTGTGAAACGGCCTGCGCGTGGCAGCCGTTCGCGGTGGTGCTCGACATCAAG includes:
- a CDS encoding ATP-dependent DNA ligase, with the protein product MKRFAALYTALDATTSTHDKLEALTSYFAAAEPEDAAWASYFLAGGKPRQSVPTRLLTDIARERAGLPAWLFEESYHAVGDLAETIAHILPPAQRTSELGLTQWIEQRVLTLRGVAPEELRTRLLSYWDELDWSGRFLLTKLIGGGFRVGVARQLVVRALAEVAGVDHKRIAQRMVGWTDSRQTPSAARYLRLIAPDTPGEDAAQGQPHDSDLGLPYPFFLAHPLQADPATLGDPSQWQIEWKWDGIRAQLVKRDGRVWLWSRGEDLITDRFPEVAALGAALPDGCVIDGEILAWQPDASAPLPFARLQPRIARKTLTKKVLADSPAALLAYDLLEADGKDLRLLPLAQRREQLEALSASLGDTLARDLLRVSPLVCAPDWQALARLRDESRARGVEGLMVKERESMYGVGRTKASGTWWKWKIDPYAIDAVLVYAQRGHGRRASLYSDFTFAVWDEANGVRTLVPFAKAYSGLTDEEMRKVDAIVRKTTVEKFGPVRSVTPTLVFEIGFEGIQASPRHKSGVAVRFPRMLRWRTDKHIDDADTLAMLKGFIDDRAG
- a CDS encoding response regulator; translated protein: MVTPNDRVDDNDDVVVWRPIPHAMASHRRVLVVDDYAEAAEALQMLLSADGFECRALEDPLEVCETACAWQPFAVVLDIKMPGLDGLELARRLRANPDTSHMLLVACTAAASRDDRARARAVGFDAHCAKPLTPERLLRVLETAASVHADAPP